One stretch of Arachis hypogaea cultivar Tifrunner chromosome 20, arahy.Tifrunner.gnm2.J5K5, whole genome shotgun sequence DNA includes these proteins:
- the LOC140183291 gene encoding uncharacterized protein, with the protein MAARNQTKDLKCATHLLSDKFRNMAEEKKAIVRDLGFGGLMHVPPLRVDHQLLRELANNFKLGENRLKTGYGSFQITPKTIGDALGINATGNLFPEKVEYKQLYKQLSDDDKIIYRRFQGKTLKSLTDEMMEIGVGSEEERLMFKRIFILYIQMAFLLPTTINKISPVHLAPIFKMDGISERNWGAHVLTFLIKGITDYQEKKKKAIDGCLFALMIIYFHLSENKGKKRAERPPKPWIANWTKEKLVERMTAEKEETLGIVKMAETRARQKMKEKEKKEKKQEIKKTKKRKASPTSSSETETATDSDTSTSESETQQDSEDSARKGEK; encoded by the exons atggcagcaagaaaccaaacgaaagaccttaagtgtgccacacatctactgagtgataagttcagaaacatgGCTGAGGAGAAGAAGGCAATTGTCAGGGATCTCGGATTTGGTGGGTTGATGCACGTCCCACCTctaagggtggatcaccaactcttaagggaactggcaaacaacttcaaacttggggagaacagactgaagacaggatatggttctttccaaataacaccaaagacaataggtgatgcgcttggcatcaatgcaacag gaaatctgtttcctgagaaagttgagtataagCAACTTTATAAGCaactttctgatgatgacaaaataatttatagaagattccagggtaagaccctcaaaagtcttaccgatgaaatgatggaaatAGGCGTTGGCAgcgaagaggaacgcctgatgttcaagaggatattcatcctctacatacagatggcgttccttttgccaacgacgataaacaaaatatcgcccgtgcacctcgccccaatttttaagatggacggcataTCAGAGAGAAACTGGGGGGCGCATGTTTTGACCTTCTTGATCAAAGGCATCACAGACtaccaggagaagaagaagaaggcaattgatggctgcctctttgccctcatgataatatactttcatctttctgaaaacaaaggcaagaagagggccgaaagaccaccaaagccttggattgccaactggactaaggagaagttggtggaaagaatgactgcagaaaaagaagaaactttg gggattgtgaagatggcggagacaagagcaagacaaaaaatgaaagaaaaagaaaaaaaagaaaaaaaacaagaaatcaaaaaaacaaaaaaaaggaaggcgagtccaacatcgtcttcggagacagaaacagctactgacagtgacacttctacctctgagtctgagactcaacAAGACTCGGAGGATTCAGCAAGAAAGGGggaaaagtaa
- the LOC140183292 gene encoding serine/threonine-protein phosphatase 7 long form homolog: MGFYHVSRIGLIRGFYPLLAALVERWRPETHSFVLPVGEVTVTLEDVAHIFGLPIDGEPVSGWTDSSSDFVQSQSIAIFGHQPALSSSSKSYIKLGCVRTIRDAEPLDTKESIKRYLGSACLAHLYRVLCRASRYDTKEMDVPLNLLFVWAWERLPCITPVPRQSLPPAEMPVAMRWSHSYRSKAWLSKTIEVFRKEIDNMDEFVWRPYEGLIIPDELHGHLEVCHIVAPLLSFECVEWHPANRVMCQFGYAQPPAVARKIPLREHCITLRGVQLYDWTVLHGR; this comes from the exons ATGGGATTCTATCACGTTTCTAGAATTGGGTTGATAAGAGGATTTTACCCCTTATTAGCTGCTTTGGTAGAAAGGTGGAGGCCAGAAACTCATTCGTTTGTATTGCCGGTGGGTGAGGTTACTGTGACACTGGAAGATGTCGCTCATATATTTGGCTTACCCATTGATGGAGAGCCTGTGAGTGGATGGACAGATAGTAGTAGCGACTTCGTACAGAGTCAGAGCATCGCGATATTCGGTCACCAACCGGCTCTCAGTAGTTCTTCGAAATCTTATATTAAGTTGGGTTGTGTTCGGACTATCAGAGACGCAGAGCCATTGGATACCAAGGAGTCTATTAAAAGATAT TTGGGGTCAGCATGTCTCGCACATCTTTACAGAGTACTATGTCGTGCATCACGGTATGATACTAAGGAGATGGATGTCCCTCTTAATTTGTTGTTTGTTTGGGCATGGGAGCGACTGCCGTGTATTACGCCTGTACCCAGACAGTCCCTTCCACCAGCTGAGATGCCAGTTGCCATGAG GTGGAGTCATTCGTATCGGAGCAAAGCTTGGTTATCGAAGACCATAGAGGTATTTAGGAAGGAGATAGACAACATGGACGAG TTTGTGTGGCGGCCGTACGAAGGGTTGATCATACCCGATGAGTTACATGGACATCTTGAGGTATGTCACATCGTTGCTCCGTTATTGTCATTCGAGTGTGTCGAATGGCACCCTGCGAATCGAGTGATGTGCCAGTTTGGCTATGCACAGCCCCCGGCAGTAGCAAGAAAAATTCCACTAAGAGAGCATTGCATCACTCTTCGCGGAGTGCAGCTTTATGACTGGACAGTTTTACATGGGAGATAG